One segment of Radiobacillus kanasensis DNA contains the following:
- a CDS encoding ring-cleaving dioxygenase: MNELKGIHHVTAITSSAEKNYEFFTYILGMRLIKKTVNQDDIQTYHLFFADDTGSPGTDMTFFDFPGIPKGTHGTNEIYRTGFRVPSDEALEYWVKRFDRLDVKHGGIKEQFGKKTLSFEDFDEQQYQLVSDENNEGVESGTPWQKGPVPLEYAITGLGPLLIRIQNFDFFKEMLEKVLLFKETDKDGSLHLFEVGEGGNGASVIVEHNVMLPEARQGFGTVHHAAFRIDDRKTLDEWDERMRGFGFQTSGFVDRFFFKSLYSRVAPQILFEFATDGPGFMGDEPYETLGEKLSLPPFLESKREQIESMVRPIDTVRSTMDLKKE; encoded by the coding sequence GAAAAGAACTATGAATTTTTCACATATATTTTAGGAATGCGTCTCATCAAAAAAACGGTTAATCAAGATGACATCCAGACGTATCACTTGTTCTTTGCGGATGACACAGGGAGTCCAGGAACAGATATGACCTTTTTTGATTTCCCGGGAATTCCGAAGGGTACGCACGGGACGAATGAAATCTATCGAACAGGTTTCCGAGTTCCTAGTGATGAAGCGTTAGAATATTGGGTGAAACGGTTTGATCGTTTAGATGTAAAGCATGGCGGTATTAAAGAACAATTTGGTAAAAAGACGTTATCTTTTGAGGATTTCGATGAACAACAATATCAATTGGTTTCCGATGAAAACAACGAGGGTGTGGAATCCGGAACGCCGTGGCAAAAGGGACCGGTTCCACTGGAATATGCGATTACTGGACTTGGGCCATTATTGATCAGAATTCAAAACTTTGACTTCTTTAAAGAAATGCTGGAAAAAGTGTTATTGTTTAAGGAAACGGATAAAGATGGCTCCTTGCACCTTTTCGAAGTGGGAGAGGGCGGGAACGGAGCATCTGTCATTGTCGAGCATAATGTCATGCTACCGGAAGCACGACAAGGTTTTGGAACAGTACACCATGCGGCATTCCGAATTGATGACCGGAAAACGTTAGATGAATGGGATGAGCGTATGAGAGGCTTTGGATTCCAAACATCTGGATTTGTCGATCGATTCTTCTTTAAATCGCTTTATTCTCGGGTTGCTCCACAAATATTATTTGAATTTGCAACTGACGGACCTGGCTTTATGGGTGATGAACCTTATGAAACATTAGGAGAAAAGTTATCCTTACCACCATTCTTAGAATCGAAGCGTGAGCAAATCGAAAGTATGGTTCGGCCGATTGATACCGTACGGAGTACTATGGATTTAAAAAAAGAATAA
- a CDS encoding sporulation protein, producing the protein MINKVLNMMKVGSAKVDLKLEANELKHGDHLNGVFELKGGWVSSKLKRLECDLVRECPGKKPEFIEPVQTLLTSKTINTGEQQEIPFSYQIPAELEPTSSEVKYSLHTKVVFSDDVKCMDSDEIVIKKQSL; encoded by the coding sequence TTGATAAACAAAGTACTCAATATGATGAAGGTAGGATCTGCAAAAGTAGACCTAAAGCTGGAGGCAAACGAGTTAAAGCACGGAGACCACTTAAATGGTGTTTTCGAGTTAAAAGGTGGTTGGGTAAGCAGCAAATTAAAACGCCTAGAATGCGACCTCGTAAGAGAATGTCCCGGTAAGAAACCAGAATTTATTGAGCCCGTCCAAACTTTGCTTACATCCAAAACGATTAATACCGGGGAGCAGCAGGAAATTCCTTTCTCCTATCAGATTCCTGCAGAGTTAGAACCAACTTCTTCAGAGGTTAAATACTCGCTTCATACAAAAGTCGTGTTTTCTGATGATGTAAAGTGCATGGATAGTGATGAAATCGTAATTAAAAAACAATCGCTATAA
- the chbG gene encoding chitin disaccharide deacetylase → MKVRINADDFGLTKGITDGIILSHQKGMVTSTTMMMNGKALAYAVEQAKNNPSLKVGIHLVLTWGKPLLKNVDDLVDENGLFRFTSTFDPSDSPNVDQVEREWTAQIEAFLETGLPLSHIDSHHHVHGWQILQAVVIKLARKYGVPVRYVETLKDYPELAMTDTLWDSFYGDGVNGHLFAELSSLEVDSVEVMTHPAVVDDELKHMTSYATPREKELSLLCSMEVPGWVRLF, encoded by the coding sequence ATGAAAGTAAGGATTAATGCAGATGACTTTGGATTAACGAAAGGGATCACAGATGGAATTATTCTCTCCCATCAAAAAGGGATGGTGACATCCACAACCATGATGATGAACGGAAAAGCCCTTGCCTATGCGGTTGAACAAGCAAAAAATAACCCATCTTTAAAAGTAGGAATTCACCTTGTGCTAACGTGGGGGAAGCCTTTACTAAAGAATGTTGACGACCTTGTGGACGAGAATGGGCTTTTCCGATTCACAAGCACCTTTGACCCCTCTGACTCTCCTAATGTGGATCAAGTCGAAAGGGAGTGGACGGCTCAAATTGAAGCATTTTTGGAAACTGGTTTGCCTTTGAGTCATATTGATAGTCATCATCACGTGCATGGTTGGCAAATTCTACAGGCTGTTGTTATAAAGTTGGCCAGAAAATACGGAGTGCCCGTCCGTTATGTAGAAACATTAAAAGATTACCCAGAATTAGCGATGACGGATACCCTTTGGGATAGCTTTTATGGTGATGGTGTTAATGGTCATCTGTTTGCGGAACTAAGCTCTTTAGAGGTAGATTCCGTCGAGGTTATGACACACCCAGCTGTGGTAGATGACGAATTGAAACATATGACATCCTATGCAACCCCTAGAGAGAAAGAGCTAAGTTTACTTTGTTCCATGGAAGTCCCAGGTTGGGTTAGACTCTTTTAA
- a CDS encoding GntR family transcriptional regulator produces the protein MEKTQSLHAYIKEEMINRIKTGVYQKGEQIPTELKLCEEFEVSRTTVRAALHQLTLEGYLVRQQGKGTYVAEQKVKQTLSSTVETYSEQIAVQGKRAEITLVNLEVLPANEWVQQSLDVSLNDPIQRIERIRKASEETTQYEISYIPWSIAPGITKKHAETSLYTTLKSEFDVHIAKTVEHIEITLADERISKHLNCEPGLPCFYIETIAESIEGKKIEYSRSYFRGDKTNFVIERNYPWREKDESKD, from the coding sequence ATGGAGAAAACCCAGTCGCTTCATGCATATATTAAAGAAGAAATGATTAACCGAATAAAGACAGGGGTGTATCAAAAAGGTGAACAAATCCCAACTGAATTAAAGCTCTGTGAGGAGTTTGAAGTAAGCAGGACGACAGTTCGTGCTGCCTTACACCAGTTGACCCTGGAAGGTTATTTAGTACGACAGCAAGGAAAGGGCACGTATGTTGCCGAACAAAAAGTGAAGCAAACATTATCAAGCACAGTCGAGACCTATAGTGAACAAATCGCCGTTCAAGGGAAGCGCGCAGAAATAACTTTAGTAAACTTAGAAGTTCTTCCCGCTAATGAATGGGTGCAGCAATCTCTAGATGTAAGCCTTAATGATCCTATTCAACGAATTGAACGGATTCGAAAAGCTAGCGAAGAAACGACACAGTATGAAATTTCCTATATTCCTTGGAGCATTGCGCCTGGCATTACAAAGAAACACGCAGAAACATCTTTATACACGACACTAAAAAGCGAATTTGATGTACACATTGCTAAAACAGTCGAGCATATTGAGATCACTCTAGCAGATGAGCGAATCAGTAAACACCTTAATTGTGAACCCGGCTTACCGTGTTTTTATATTGAAACCATCGCAGAGTCCATTGAAGGGAAAAAAATAGAGTATTCTCGCTCTTACTTCCGAGGAGATAAAACAAACTTTGTGATCGAGCGGAATTATCCATGGAGGGAAAAGGATGAAAGTAAGGATTAA
- a CDS encoding 6-phospho-beta-glucosidase produces MSVKVVIVGGGSSYTPELIEGILNRHSSFPVSEIVLVDIEEGKEKLEIVGKLASRMVQSSGKPIKLSWTLNRREAFVGADFIATQIRVGGLKARAADERIPLSHGFIGQETNGAGGLFKALRTIPVLLELAKDVHEICPNAWIINFTNPAGIVTEALLKHSPHKKIIGVCNIPYNMKHSIAEILEVLPEAVRIEFIGMNHFVFGQKVLVDGMDRTEEVLDKLCDDRFDYSPANIVNLGWSKTFIQSTRLLPNPYHQYYFQTRDVLDKDLKAFHENGTRAEVVQTLEKSLFEIYKNPSLSEKPKELEKRGGAFYSDVACSLMDSIHNNKGDIQTVNTSNNGAISDLPDEAVIEVNCVITKDGPKPIAVGSLPGTVKGITLQMKAFEELVIRAAISGNYNDAYTALVMNPLVADEKRSKDVLDELLEAHKDHLPQFYGGQENGKQVHAKVY; encoded by the coding sequence ATGAGTGTTAAAGTAGTAATTGTTGGAGGAGGCTCTAGCTATACTCCTGAATTAATCGAAGGAATTCTCAATCGCCATTCGAGTTTTCCGGTATCGGAAATCGTGCTTGTGGATATTGAAGAAGGAAAGGAAAAACTTGAAATTGTAGGAAAGCTTGCTTCCAGGATGGTTCAATCATCAGGAAAACCTATTAAACTATCATGGACACTAAATCGAAGAGAAGCATTTGTAGGTGCTGATTTTATAGCAACTCAGATTCGAGTCGGAGGACTCAAAGCGAGAGCTGCTGATGAGAGAATTCCGTTGAGTCACGGTTTTATAGGGCAAGAAACGAATGGGGCAGGGGGGTTGTTCAAAGCATTAAGAACGATTCCCGTATTATTAGAGCTAGCGAAGGATGTGCATGAGATTTGTCCGAATGCTTGGATTATTAATTTTACGAATCCAGCTGGCATAGTTACAGAAGCGCTGCTAAAGCATTCCCCACATAAGAAGATTATCGGGGTTTGTAACATTCCGTATAATATGAAGCATTCGATTGCGGAGATTCTAGAAGTACTTCCAGAAGCTGTTCGAATAGAATTTATCGGAATGAACCACTTTGTGTTTGGTCAAAAAGTGCTTGTGGATGGCATGGATCGGACAGAAGAGGTATTAGACAAGTTATGTGATGATCGGTTTGATTACTCTCCGGCAAACATTGTGAACCTAGGTTGGTCAAAGACATTTATTCAGTCAACACGATTGCTTCCCAACCCATACCACCAGTATTACTTTCAAACACGTGATGTTCTAGATAAAGATCTTAAAGCATTTCATGAAAATGGCACAAGAGCCGAAGTTGTACAGACTCTAGAAAAATCACTGTTTGAAATCTATAAAAACCCTAGTCTATCAGAAAAGCCAAAAGAATTAGAAAAAAGAGGAGGGGCGTTTTATAGTGATGTTGCTTGTAGCTTGATGGACTCGATTCATAACAACAAAGGGGATATTCAGACCGTTAACACGAGCAACAATGGGGCGATATCTGACTTACCAGATGAGGCTGTCATTGAAGTCAATTGTGTGATTACAAAGGATGGACCGAAGCCAATAGCTGTTGGCTCATTGCCAGGTACAGTAAAAGGAATCACTTTACAGATGAAGGCTTTTGAAGAACTAGTTATTCGGGCCGCTATTTCAGGAAATTACAACGATGCATATACAGCTCTAGTCATGAACCCGTTAGTGGCGGATGAAAAAAGGAGTAAAGACGTTTTGGATGAGTTGTTAGAAGCTCATAAGGATCATTTACCACAATTTTATGGGGGGCAAGAAAATGGAAAACAAGTACATGCAAAAGTTTATTGA
- a CDS encoding PTS sugar transporter subunit IIC codes for MENKYMQKFIEIAGRIGSQRHLVAIRDGFVAIMPLIIIGSLAVLINNFPAFGAFDIVGWMNGIFGDGNWQLVGGTIWNGSFAVLGLLVAFSVAYNLAKSYDVDGLSAGLISAASYIMLVPVTEDWGLNFAWLGAQGLFVALILSIATTELFRVLIQSKFTIKMPEGVPEGVARSFRALIPASFILLLVGLFQALMTVFAEQSIFEVIFTVIQEPLQGLGNTLPAAIIVAFLNHLLWFFGLHGTNIIGSVIEPLYLPLIEENLRLFQEGTSAFDVPYTVTKPFLDSFVFMGGSGTTIALLMAIFIVVRGHQRHPYREVAKLSAPAGLFNINEPVIFGLPIVLNPIMLIPFILVPVTLTVVSYIALSTGLVPKTVAIIPWTTPPILSGYLVTGGSWRGIALQIVNLGIAVALYVPFVMAGVRSLNKDMKGTDSNDHNQDRDAVV; via the coding sequence ATGGAAAACAAGTACATGCAAAAGTTTATTGAAATCGCTGGTCGAATTGGTTCGCAACGTCACTTAGTTGCGATTCGGGATGGATTTGTAGCGATTATGCCATTAATCATTATCGGTTCATTAGCCGTCCTTATTAACAACTTCCCAGCATTTGGAGCCTTTGATATTGTCGGTTGGATGAACGGCATTTTTGGAGATGGGAACTGGCAGCTTGTTGGTGGGACGATATGGAATGGTAGTTTCGCCGTCTTAGGCTTGTTAGTCGCTTTTTCTGTCGCCTACAACCTTGCGAAGTCTTATGATGTAGATGGATTATCAGCAGGTTTAATCTCTGCGGCCTCGTACATTATGCTCGTTCCGGTGACGGAGGATTGGGGACTTAATTTCGCTTGGTTAGGAGCACAAGGTTTATTCGTCGCTTTGATATTGTCAATTGCTACTACAGAATTGTTTAGAGTACTTATTCAATCAAAATTCACGATTAAAATGCCAGAAGGAGTTCCAGAAGGGGTAGCAAGATCCTTTAGAGCACTTATTCCTGCATCTTTTATCTTGCTACTAGTCGGTTTGTTCCAGGCATTAATGACTGTATTTGCAGAACAAAGTATCTTTGAGGTAATCTTTACTGTTATTCAAGAGCCATTACAAGGTCTTGGAAACACGTTGCCGGCAGCTATAATTGTGGCATTCTTAAATCATCTACTTTGGTTCTTTGGCTTACACGGAACGAACATTATTGGCTCAGTTATAGAACCTCTATATTTACCTTTAATCGAAGAAAACTTACGCTTGTTCCAAGAAGGAACGTCCGCGTTTGACGTACCTTATACCGTTACGAAACCGTTCCTGGATTCCTTCGTCTTCATGGGAGGATCTGGAACGACAATTGCGCTACTTATGGCAATCTTTATAGTGGTGAGGGGTCATCAAAGGCATCCATATCGTGAGGTTGCGAAGCTATCGGCACCTGCTGGATTATTCAATATTAATGAGCCAGTTATCTTTGGTCTTCCGATCGTGCTAAATCCAATCATGCTGATTCCGTTTATACTCGTTCCGGTTACCTTGACGGTTGTATCCTATATTGCTCTATCGACTGGACTTGTTCCGAAGACAGTAGCGATTATCCCTTGGACCACGCCACCTATTCTGAGTGGATATTTGGTAACAGGAGGAAGCTGGAGAGGAATTGCTTTACAAATTGTGAACCTAGGAATTGCGGTAGCCCTATATGTTCCATTCGTTATGGCAGGGGTTCGCTCCCTAAATAAAGACATGAAAGGAACGGATTCTAATGATCACAACCAAGATCGAGACGCTGTCGTTTAA
- a CDS encoding PTS lactose/cellobiose transporter subunit IIA — protein sequence MITTKIETLSFNIILHAGNARSSSMEAIALAKEYEFETARKKIEEANEEFAEAHHVQTQLLQEEAEGKKNEVSVILVHAQDHLMTAMTVKDLANEMIEMYEKIRKVEGL from the coding sequence ATGATCACAACCAAGATCGAGACGCTGTCGTTTAATATTATTCTTCATGCTGGTAATGCAAGATCAAGTTCCATGGAGGCCATCGCTTTAGCAAAAGAGTACGAATTTGAGACAGCTCGTAAAAAAATAGAAGAAGCAAATGAAGAATTTGCCGAGGCACATCATGTACAAACACAGTTATTACAAGAAGAAGCAGAAGGAAAGAAAAATGAAGTATCTGTTATTTTGGTCCATGCTCAGGATCATCTCATGACCGCGATGACCGTGAAGGATTTAGCGAATGAAATGATTGAGATGTACGAAAAAATAAGAAAAGTGGAGGGACTATAG
- a CDS encoding PTS sugar transporter subunit IIB has protein sequence MKILLVCSAGMSTSMLVNKMRKEADNRGLNATINAVSESELKNSLDGLDVVLIGPQVRYLEKKIREQLEPQGIKVDIINQMAYGMMQGDKVLDQALALAE, from the coding sequence GTGAAGATATTATTAGTTTGTTCCGCTGGCATGTCTACCTCGATGCTCGTAAATAAAATGAGAAAAGAGGCAGACAACAGAGGCTTAAATGCTACCATAAATGCAGTATCCGAATCGGAATTGAAGAATAGTTTAGATGGGTTGGACGTTGTATTAATTGGTCCACAGGTCCGTTATTTAGAGAAAAAAATTAGAGAACAGCTAGAACCACAAGGCATTAAAGTAGATATCATAAACCAAATGGCTTATGGGATGATGCAAGGGGACAAAGTGTTGGATCAAGCACTGGCATTAGCTGAATAA
- a CDS encoding DinB family protein — MEHQVVLSFLQNKMDEIQNRMRKVIDQLDEEDINWRPNKESNSIGNLVIHIDGNIHQRVEAQILGLPDRRDRDKEFNHTIQMKKDEIIQTLGASFSTFTEAVQGLNEEDLQRKTVVNGKEVSVLEVLMRCTNHYSEHLGQIMYIAKLRLGDQYITTTIPK, encoded by the coding sequence ATGGAGCATCAAGTAGTTCTTTCTTTTTTACAAAATAAAATGGATGAGATTCAGAATAGAATGAGAAAAGTCATCGATCAACTAGACGAAGAAGATATAAACTGGAGACCGAACAAGGAAAGTAATAGCATAGGGAATTTAGTCATACATATTGACGGAAACATACATCAACGAGTGGAAGCACAAATTTTAGGTCTCCCAGACCGAAGAGACCGTGACAAAGAGTTCAACCACACTATTCAAATGAAAAAGGATGAGATCATTCAAACTTTAGGAGCGAGCTTTTCTACATTTACAGAGGCTGTTCAGGGTTTAAATGAAGAGGATTTACAACGAAAAACAGTTGTAAACGGAAAAGAGGTTTCCGTTCTAGAGGTGCTCATGCGGTGTACCAATCACTATTCGGAGCATCTTGGACAAATCATGTACATTGCAAAATTAAGATTAGGCGATCAATATATCACTACTACAATTCCAAAATAA
- the treP gene encoding PTS system trehalose-specific EIIBC component, whose translation MSKFTDPAKQLLEHVGGSENISVVTHCATRMRFVLNDPKKADAEKIEDIDLVKGTFTNAGQFQVIIGNEVSSFYNEFTKMAGVSDTSKDEAKVAAKQNMNPLQRLISHLADIFTPLIPALVVGGLILGFRNVIGSIGMFGPENEKTLVDISQFWAGAHSFLWLIGEAIFHFLPVGITWAISRKMGTTQILGIVLGITLVSPQLLNAYGVAGAEDIPVWDFGFATVDMIGYQAQVIPAILAGFVLAYLEIWLRKVIPNVVSMIFVPFFALIPAVLIAHVVLGPIGWTIGTWISDVVYSGLTSAFGWLFAAIFGFAYAPLVITGLHHMTNAIDLQLMSEFNGTNLWPMIALSNIAQGSAVMAMIFLNKNDEKEKQVSVPAAISCYLGVTEPAMFGINLKYVFPFFAAMIGSAIAAIISVGSDVFANSIGVGGIPGFLSIQFQDWPMFFLAMAVAVVVPIVLTMTFARMSWGRKAYKSLGK comes from the coding sequence ATGAGCAAATTTACAGATCCGGCGAAACAGTTGTTAGAGCATGTCGGTGGTAGTGAAAATATTTCTGTCGTGACACACTGTGCGACAAGAATGCGCTTCGTTTTAAACGATCCAAAGAAAGCGGATGCAGAAAAAATCGAAGATATTGATCTAGTCAAAGGGACGTTTACCAATGCAGGACAATTCCAAGTTATCATAGGGAATGAGGTATCATCTTTTTATAATGAATTTACAAAAATGGCAGGGGTAAGTGATACGTCCAAGGATGAAGCTAAAGTTGCAGCAAAGCAAAATATGAATCCGCTACAACGATTAATTTCTCACTTGGCAGATATTTTCACCCCATTAATTCCAGCGCTAGTTGTTGGGGGTCTTATTTTAGGGTTTAGAAACGTCATCGGAAGTATTGGAATGTTCGGACCTGAAAATGAAAAAACGCTAGTAGATATTTCACAATTCTGGGCGGGGGCTCATTCCTTCCTATGGTTAATTGGGGAAGCCATTTTCCACTTTCTACCGGTCGGGATCACATGGGCGATATCTAGAAAAATGGGTACCACTCAAATTCTTGGTATTGTATTAGGGATTACCTTAGTGTCTCCACAGCTACTTAACGCGTATGGCGTTGCAGGAGCAGAAGATATTCCGGTTTGGGATTTCGGATTTGCAACGGTTGATATGATCGGGTATCAAGCACAAGTAATTCCAGCAATTTTAGCAGGTTTCGTTTTAGCTTATTTAGAAATTTGGTTACGTAAAGTGATTCCGAATGTTGTATCGATGATTTTTGTTCCATTCTTTGCTTTAATTCCAGCAGTACTCATAGCACACGTTGTGCTTGGACCGATTGGTTGGACAATTGGTACTTGGATTTCGGATGTAGTGTATTCTGGCTTAACCTCCGCATTTGGTTGGTTATTCGCAGCCATCTTTGGCTTTGCCTACGCACCGCTTGTTATTACGGGGTTACACCATATGACTAATGCGATAGACTTACAGCTTATGAGTGAGTTTAATGGTACGAACTTATGGCCAATGATTGCCTTGTCTAACATAGCGCAAGGTTCTGCTGTAATGGCGATGATTTTCTTGAATAAAAATGATGAAAAAGAAAAACAAGTTTCTGTTCCTGCCGCTATCTCTTGTTATTTAGGTGTAACGGAGCCGGCAATGTTTGGGATAAACCTGAAATACGTGTTCCCATTCTTTGCAGCAATGATTGGTTCAGCTATTGCAGCGATAATCTCAGTAGGTAGTGACGTTTTTGCAAACTCCATTGGGGTTGGAGGAATCCCAGGATTCCTATCGATTCAATTCCAAGACTGGCCAATGTTCTTCCTAGCCATGGCAGTTGCTGTCGTTGTACCGATTGTCTTAACGATGACTTTTGCTCGTATGAGCTGGGGAAGAAAAGCTTATAAAAGCTTAGGAAAATAA
- the treC gene encoding alpha,alpha-phosphotrehalase: protein MTQPWWKQSVVYQIYPKSFNDTTGNGVGDIQGILQKLDYLKELGVDVLWLTPIYESPQKDNGYDISNYFDIHPEYGTMKDFEQLLDEAHQRDIKIIMDIVVNHTSTEHEWFQKSRSSKDNDYRNFYIWMDPVDGKEPTNWQSKFGGNAWKYDEETEQYYLHLFDVTQADLNWENDQVRKAVYDMMKFWLDKGVDGFRLDVINLISKNQEFPNDDSGDGRKFYTDGPRIHEYLHEMNQQVFSKYDMMTVGEMSSTTIDHCIEYTNPERQELDMTFNFHHLKVDYPNGEKWTKADFDFRELKEILSTWQVEMHNGGGWNALFWCNHDQPRVVSRFGDDGKYHKESAKMLATTIHFMQGTPYIYQGEEFGMTNPNFESIEEYRDVESLNTFDGKKKDGMSEKEILEILKQKSRDNSRTPVQWDSSKNAGFTSGTPWIDTAKNYKEINAKKAIADKDSIFYHYQDLIRLRKQYDIMVHGDYELILKEHDDIFAYRRRWQDEELLVINNFYGKESRFELPTHMDIGGYKQKQIISNYEDSAAKLDAKMTLRPYESVVYHLKK from the coding sequence ATGACACAACCGTGGTGGAAACAATCCGTTGTTTATCAGATTTATCCAAAAAGCTTTAACGATACAACCGGAAACGGAGTAGGGGATATTCAAGGTATCCTTCAGAAATTGGATTACTTAAAAGAACTTGGTGTGGATGTTCTTTGGCTAACACCGATTTATGAATCTCCACAAAAAGATAATGGCTATGACATTAGCAATTATTTTGATATTCACCCAGAATACGGAACCATGAAAGACTTTGAACAATTATTAGACGAGGCACATCAACGAGATATAAAAATCATTATGGATATTGTGGTAAATCACACTTCAACCGAGCATGAATGGTTCCAAAAATCGAGAAGCTCAAAAGATAATGATTATCGAAATTTCTACATCTGGATGGATCCTGTAGATGGGAAAGAACCAACGAACTGGCAGTCCAAATTCGGCGGCAATGCCTGGAAATATGATGAAGAAACGGAGCAATATTATCTTCACTTATTTGATGTAACCCAAGCGGATCTGAATTGGGAAAATGATCAGGTGCGTAAGGCTGTCTATGACATGATGAAGTTTTGGTTGGATAAAGGCGTAGATGGCTTCCGTCTAGATGTTATTAATTTAATTTCTAAAAATCAGGAATTTCCTAATGATGATTCAGGAGATGGTCGTAAATTTTATACAGATGGACCGAGAATTCATGAGTATTTACACGAAATGAATCAACAGGTGTTTTCCAAATATGACATGATGACTGTAGGAGAAATGTCATCTACAACGATTGATCATTGTATCGAATACACAAATCCAGAACGACAAGAATTAGATATGACCTTTAACTTCCATCATTTGAAGGTAGATTATCCGAATGGTGAGAAATGGACGAAGGCGGACTTTGACTTCCGTGAATTGAAGGAAATCCTGTCTACCTGGCAAGTGGAAATGCATAATGGCGGGGGCTGGAATGCTCTTTTCTGGTGTAACCATGACCAACCAAGAGTGGTGTCTCGATTCGGAGATGACGGAAAATACCATAAAGAGTCAGCCAAAATGTTAGCTACAACGATCCATTTCATGCAAGGAACCCCTTATATATACCAGGGGGAAGAGTTCGGTATGACTAATCCGAACTTTGAAAGCATTGAAGAATACCGAGATGTGGAGTCGCTAAATACTTTCGATGGGAAGAAAAAAGATGGGATGTCGGAAAAAGAGATCCTTGAAATCTTAAAGCAGAAATCCCGGGATAACTCCAGAACACCTGTTCAGTGGGATAGTAGTAAAAATGCCGGTTTCACAAGTGGAACTCCTTGGATTGACACAGCAAAAAACTATAAAGAAATTAACGCAAAAAAAGCCATAGCTGATAAAGACTCTATTTTCTATCACTACCAAGATTTAATCCGTTTGAGGAAGCAATATGATATCATGGTACATGGCGATTATGAGTTGATTTTAAAAGAACATGATGATATTTTTGCTTATAGAAGACGTTGGCAGGATGAAGAGCTTCTTGTCATCAATAACTTTTACGGCAAGGAGTCAAGGTTTGAATTGCCAACTCATATGGATATTGGTGGTTATAAGCAAAAACAGATTATATCCAATTACGAGGATTCAGCTGCTAAACTCGACGCTAAAATGACATTGCGGCCATATGAGTCTGTCGTTTATCATTTAAAAAAGTAG
- the treR gene encoding trehalose operon repressor produces MNNKYLTIYNEIAQQIEQQIFEPGSLLPSENELKDRYDTSRETIRKALNLLSQNGFIQKVRGKGSIVIDRSKFDFPVSGLVSFKELAQKMDGKAKTIVNELSIEKPDGYIKKQLNLSGNDEVWKIVRTREIGGDKIILDKDFLVQQHVPTITKEICEDSIYNYIENDLNLSISFAKKEIIVEEPTEEDRELLDLEGFHNIVIIKNYVYLDDASLFQYTESRHRPDKFRFVDFARRNV; encoded by the coding sequence ATGAATAATAAGTATTTAACGATCTATAATGAAATCGCACAACAAATTGAACAGCAGATTTTCGAGCCTGGGAGCCTGCTTCCATCGGAAAATGAGTTAAAGGATCGTTATGATACGTCTAGAGAGACTATTCGGAAAGCTTTAAATTTACTTTCGCAAAATGGTTTTATCCAGAAAGTGAGAGGTAAGGGATCGATTGTGATTGATCGAAGTAAATTTGATTTTCCAGTCTCCGGTTTGGTCAGTTTTAAAGAACTTGCACAGAAAATGGATGGGAAAGCAAAAACGATTGTGAATGAGCTTTCCATAGAAAAACCAGACGGTTATATAAAGAAACAGTTGAACTTATCAGGAAACGATGAGGTATGGAAAATTGTAAGAACTCGAGAAATTGGTGGGGACAAAATCATATTGGATAAGGATTTCCTCGTACAACAGCATGTACCGACGATTACAAAAGAGATATGTGAGGATTCTATTTACAACTACATTGAAAATGATTTAAATCTATCCATTAGCTTTGCCAAGAAAGAAATTATAGTGGAAGAACCGACAGAAGAGGATCGAGAGCTTTTGGACTTAGAAGGCTTTCACAATATTGTCATCATCAAAAACTATGTGTATTTGGATGATGCGAGTCTGTTTCAATATACAGAATCGAGGCATAGACCAGACAAGTTTCGGTTTGTGGACTTTGCTAGAAGAAATGTGTAA